From Arcticibacter tournemirensis, one genomic window encodes:
- a CDS encoding TolC family protein: MKTNNSISNIFMKNRICFIISLLFSAGGPLLAQVPDTLNYKFSLKEAIDYAVKHQSAVLNATIDEEIARNDVKKTVGTGLPQVSASYNFQDYLKLPTTLLPGEFLSPPSPTPIPVKFGTKYNSTAGIELSQLIFDGTFFVGLQASKTYKELSVRASTRTKIETVVAVTKAYYSVLVNREQLKLIDANLTQLTKSFNETEAMFKNGFVEKIDADRLQVLKNNLETERENAIRSLSINTDLLKFQMGMPVGAVLVPTDQINDIRSEAVSIVPADSTAYKKRIEYALLETQRKLNLLDVKRYKSAYLPTLKGFASASKNFQSDDFSSHYDQSFPTSVIGFTLSWNLISGGQRIYDVRNAKLSVRKTENSMLDLKNGIANEISASQKLYMNSQRSVENQERNLRLAEEILRVTRIKYGQGVGSSLEVTTAETSLREAQNNYITALYNLLINKVDLDKALGNINY, translated from the coding sequence ATGAAAACAAATAATTCCATCAGTAATATATTTATGAAAAACAGGATTTGTTTTATCATCTCGCTTCTCTTTTCAGCAGGAGGACCATTGTTGGCCCAGGTGCCTGATACACTGAACTATAAATTTTCCTTAAAGGAAGCTATTGATTATGCCGTAAAACATCAGTCCGCTGTGTTAAACGCAACAATTGACGAAGAAATAGCCAGGAATGACGTAAAGAAAACTGTGGGGACAGGCTTACCGCAGGTTTCTGCCAGTTATAACTTTCAGGATTACCTCAAGCTGCCTACTACTCTGTTGCCAGGCGAGTTTTTAAGTCCTCCGTCGCCCACGCCCATACCAGTGAAGTTTGGTACGAAGTACAATTCAACAGCTGGTATAGAGCTTAGCCAGCTCATTTTCGATGGTACCTTTTTTGTGGGCCTGCAGGCTTCAAAAACGTATAAAGAACTGTCGGTTCGGGCCAGCACAAGGACTAAAATCGAAACGGTTGTAGCTGTAACCAAGGCTTACTATTCAGTGTTGGTAAATAGAGAACAGCTGAAGCTTATCGATGCGAATTTAACACAGCTGACGAAGTCGTTTAACGAAACGGAAGCAATGTTTAAGAATGGTTTTGTAGAAAAGATCGATGCTGACCGCCTTCAGGTGTTGAAAAACAATCTGGAAACGGAGCGGGAGAATGCCATACGGTCTCTTTCAATAAACACCGATCTTTTGAAATTCCAGATGGGTATGCCGGTAGGGGCAGTGCTTGTGCCAACGGATCAAATAAATGATATCCGGTCGGAAGCTGTTTCAATAGTCCCTGCTGATAGCACTGCTTACAAAAAAAGGATCGAATACGCACTCCTGGAGACGCAAAGAAAATTGAACCTGCTGGATGTAAAGAGGTATAAAAGCGCGTATCTGCCCACATTGAAAGGCTTCGCGAGCGCCTCAAAAAACTTTCAGTCGGATGATTTTTCCAGCCATTACGATCAGAGCTTTCCCACTTCTGTAATCGGGTTTACTCTTTCGTGGAACCTGATAAGCGGCGGGCAGCGTATATATGATGTTCGGAATGCGAAGCTGTCCGTCAGAAAGACAGAGAATTCGATGCTGGATCTGAAAAACGGAATAGCGAACGAAATTTCGGCGTCTCAGAAGCTTTACATGAACAGTCAGCGCTCCGTTGAAAACCAGGAGAGAAATCTGCGACTGGCTGAAGAGATCCTCCGCGTTACACGTATTAAGTACGGACAGGGAGTTGGATCCAGCCTGGAAGTAACCACCGCCGAAACGTCATTAAGAGAAGCTCAAAATAATTACATCACTGCTTTATACAATCTGCTCATTAATAAGGTCGATCTGGATAAAGCTCTGGGAAACATTAACTATTAA
- a CDS encoding efflux RND transporter periplasmic adaptor subunit, with protein MKVVYSIALVLFLASCGSEKPKDKKAELEKLKKERTALNEKIEKLEGEFSKNSSQVEAKEVTVAEVNEGLFRNFVEVQGKVDAEDNVEITPESAGSVVAIYVKVGQNVGRGQVLAQLDDKVLRQNIAQLQTQLDLQTTVFNRQKNLWDQKIGTEIQYLTEKSKKEGLQKQLSALKSQAAMNKIKSPVAGTVDAMELKLGQSVSPGVPTGIRVVNASRLKVKALVSENYASRVNQGDEVEVSLPDLPETLNTKISFAAKVIDPVSRGFNVEVKLPSNKRYRPNMLAILRIIDYKNSKAISVPINAIQKSETSEYVYIAVNGKARKTDVKTGKISDGKAEVLNGLKPGDKVIVTGFQELNDGDPVKI; from the coding sequence ATGAAAGTAGTATATAGCATCGCACTTGTTCTTTTTCTGGCCTCCTGCGGATCGGAAAAACCAAAAGATAAAAAAGCAGAGCTTGAGAAGCTCAAAAAGGAGCGTACAGCGCTGAATGAAAAGATCGAAAAACTTGAAGGAGAGTTTAGTAAAAACTCAAGTCAGGTAGAGGCTAAAGAGGTTACGGTTGCCGAAGTGAACGAAGGCCTGTTTAGAAATTTTGTTGAAGTGCAGGGAAAAGTAGACGCGGAGGATAATGTGGAGATCACTCCTGAATCAGCAGGGTCTGTGGTTGCCATTTATGTCAAAGTTGGGCAAAATGTAGGTCGCGGGCAGGTGCTTGCACAACTCGACGATAAAGTTCTGCGTCAGAATATTGCCCAGTTGCAAACCCAGTTGGATTTGCAAACGACCGTTTTTAATCGTCAGAAAAATCTTTGGGATCAAAAGATCGGGACGGAGATACAGTATCTCACGGAGAAAAGCAAGAAGGAAGGGCTTCAGAAACAGCTTTCTGCGTTAAAATCACAGGCTGCGATGAATAAAATCAAGAGTCCCGTGGCCGGTACTGTTGATGCCATGGAATTGAAGTTGGGACAATCTGTATCTCCAGGCGTTCCCACAGGGATTAGAGTCGTTAACGCCAGCCGCTTGAAAGTAAAGGCTCTGGTATCAGAAAATTATGCTTCGCGTGTAAATCAGGGTGACGAAGTGGAAGTGTCTTTGCCCGATCTGCCGGAGACCCTTAATACAAAGATTTCGTTCGCGGCCAAAGTGATCGATCCCGTGTCAAGAGGTTTCAACGTAGAAGTGAAGCTTCCTTCAAATAAAAGATACAGGCCTAACATGCTTGCAATTCTTCGGATAATCGATTATAAAAACAGTAAGGCTATATCTGTGCCCATCAACGCTATTCAGAAATCAGAAACCAGTGAATATGTTTATATCGCTGTTAATGGAAAAGCCAGAAAGACTGATGTTAAAACCGGAAAAATCTCAGATGGCAAGGCTGAAGTGCTTAACGGGTTAAAGCCTGGGGATAAGGTAATCGTGACCGGCTTTCAGGAGCTGAACGACGGTGATCCTGTGAAAATATAA
- a CDS encoding efflux RND transporter permease subunit yields MKDVNKEFRPSSWAIDNRTAIYVFTCILILAGYFSYNSLPKENFPEVIIPKIFVQTVYPGTSPANMENLITKQLEKEIRGTLGLKKITSNSFQDFSFITAEFNTGVDIKDAKQRVKDAVDKAKVDLPSDLPDEPEVMDINLSDLPIMYINISGDYDLKKLKEYADDIEDRIEGLKEIAGVDIVGALEPEIQINVDLRKMESAQISFDDIGNAVAAENLTISGGAVKMDGMQRTLNIKKEFANADELGNMIVKSQAGGSVYLKDIAEVKDSFKEQNSYARLYGKNVITLNVRKRSGENLIEASDKINAMLAEMKGTVLPSKLDVTITGDQSDQTRVTLHDLINTIIIGFILVTLILMFFMGVTNALFVALSVPLSMFIAFLSMPVLGGVFDFNFTMNMMVLFSFLLGLGIVVDDAIVVVENTHRIFDNGRVPIIQAAKTATGEVFMPVLSGTLTTLAPFFPLLFWPGIIGEFMYFLPVTLIVTLTASLVVAYIINPVFAVDFMKPHDRNPDHKPTFDPTVKKTLIVFVIMAILGYLVNFGLGNFIVLLALLYLLNHFVLTGAIENFQTKVWPKLVNKYNNLLTWALKRPRTMIWSTVGLFFLTMILIAVVPPRIVFFPTADPNFVYVYIELPVGTDQAYTNKIVEKVEQRVEKVVGRNNPDVSSIISNVTVGVTDPQGEDQGEYTNKGKVTVAFVAYGKRTGESTNNYLGKIRDAVKGIPGAQITVAQEQGGPPTAKPISIEITGDDLDSIAVTSDRLKKYLDAKQIAGVEELKSDFQNNKPEIIFDIDRERANREGISTGQVGMALRTALYGKEVSKYRDVNEDYEINVRAREDQRNNLEALRNMKLTYRDMAMNGTIRQVPISSFANIDYVNTYGGIKRKQQKRIIILSSNVLSEYNANEVVANIQREINQFNAPAGVEIKMAGEQEEQMETAAFLMTAMVSALFIILVILVLQFNSISKPVVILSEILFSIIGVLLGITIFGMQLSIVMTGLGIVALAGIVVRNGILLVEFTDLMVEQGMEVREAVMEAGRTRMTPVLLTATATMLGLIPLAVGLNLDFVTLFTEFNPHLYFGGDNVSFWGPLSWTIIFGLSFATFLTLVLVPCMYLVADSNSKRVKKLFKK; encoded by the coding sequence ATGAAAGACGTAAATAAAGAATTTCGCCCTTCCAGCTGGGCTATAGATAACAGGACAGCAATATATGTATTTACCTGTATTCTGATCCTGGCTGGATACTTTTCATATAACAGCCTTCCTAAGGAGAACTTCCCTGAAGTAATTATCCCTAAGATATTTGTGCAGACTGTATATCCGGGCACTTCACCGGCGAACATGGAAAACCTGATCACCAAACAGCTGGAAAAAGAAATCAGGGGTACCCTGGGATTGAAGAAAATTACTTCCAATTCGTTTCAGGACTTCTCTTTTATAACAGCTGAGTTTAATACGGGAGTTGACATCAAGGATGCCAAGCAACGTGTTAAAGACGCGGTGGATAAGGCCAAAGTCGATCTTCCATCCGACTTACCTGATGAGCCGGAGGTTATGGATATCAACCTTTCGGATCTTCCCATTATGTATATCAATATATCGGGCGATTACGATCTGAAAAAACTCAAGGAATATGCAGATGATATTGAAGACAGAATTGAGGGCTTGAAGGAGATTGCAGGAGTCGATATCGTGGGCGCTCTGGAGCCGGAGATTCAGATCAATGTAGATCTCCGGAAGATGGAAAGTGCTCAGATTTCTTTTGACGACATTGGAAATGCTGTAGCAGCAGAAAATCTCACCATATCAGGGGGCGCTGTGAAAATGGACGGCATGCAGCGAACGCTGAACATAAAAAAGGAGTTCGCTAACGCGGACGAACTGGGCAATATGATCGTCAAATCTCAGGCAGGAGGTTCAGTATATCTGAAGGATATCGCCGAAGTGAAGGATTCTTTTAAAGAACAGAACAGTTACGCGCGGTTGTATGGTAAAAATGTAATTACCCTAAACGTTCGTAAAAGAAGCGGTGAAAACCTGATAGAAGCGTCGGATAAGATCAACGCGATGCTGGCGGAAATGAAAGGAACAGTACTGCCCTCTAAGCTGGATGTGACAATTACAGGAGACCAGTCGGATCAAACCAGGGTTACATTGCACGATCTGATCAATACCATCATCATTGGGTTTATCCTGGTAACACTTATCCTGATGTTCTTTATGGGAGTTACCAATGCGCTGTTCGTGGCGCTGTCGGTGCCGCTTTCCATGTTTATTGCTTTCCTCTCCATGCCCGTACTCGGCGGTGTTTTCGATTTTAATTTTACCATGAATATGATGGTATTATTCTCTTTCCTGCTGGGGCTCGGAATTGTGGTCGACGATGCCATTGTAGTGGTAGAGAATACACACCGCATCTTTGATAATGGAAGGGTGCCGATTATTCAGGCTGCAAAGACAGCTACAGGAGAGGTTTTCATGCCCGTGTTGTCGGGGACTTTAACAACACTGGCTCCGTTCTTTCCGCTGCTATTCTGGCCGGGTATCATCGGCGAATTCATGTATTTTCTTCCGGTAACGCTTATTGTTACTTTAACCGCTTCTTTGGTAGTGGCTTATATTATAAATCCGGTATTTGCTGTGGATTTTATGAAGCCGCACGATCGCAATCCTGACCATAAGCCAACCTTTGACCCCACAGTGAAGAAGACTCTGATCGTTTTTGTCATAATGGCTATATTGGGATACCTGGTTAATTTTGGTCTCGGGAACTTTATCGTATTGCTGGCATTGCTATACCTTTTAAATCATTTTGTTCTGACGGGGGCTATTGAGAACTTTCAAACCAAGGTATGGCCGAAGCTGGTAAATAAGTATAATAATCTGTTAACCTGGGCTCTTAAACGGCCGAGAACAATGATTTGGAGTACCGTAGGTCTTTTCTTCCTGACGATGATCCTCATTGCTGTGGTGCCGCCAAGAATAGTGTTCTTCCCAACTGCAGACCCCAACTTTGTTTATGTGTACATCGAATTACCGGTTGGTACAGACCAGGCATATACCAATAAGATCGTAGAGAAGGTAGAGCAAAGGGTAGAGAAGGTAGTTGGCAGAAACAATCCCGATGTATCTTCAATAATCTCTAATGTGACGGTTGGTGTTACTGACCCTCAGGGCGAAGATCAGGGTGAGTACACTAATAAAGGTAAAGTAACTGTTGCTTTCGTGGCTTATGGCAAACGAACAGGTGAGAGCACCAACAATTATCTCGGAAAAATCCGTGATGCTGTAAAAGGTATACCAGGGGCGCAGATCACAGTTGCGCAGGAACAGGGTGGTCCTCCCACTGCAAAACCGATCAGTATTGAGATCACAGGAGATGATCTTGATTCGATAGCAGTGACTTCCGACAGGTTAAAAAAATACCTGGATGCGAAACAGATAGCAGGTGTTGAGGAGCTTAAATCAGATTTCCAGAATAATAAGCCGGAAATTATCTTCGATATTGACCGGGAACGTGCCAATCGCGAAGGGATCTCTACCGGGCAAGTGGGCATGGCGTTACGCACTGCTCTATACGGAAAGGAAGTCTCGAAATATCGGGACGTAAATGAAGATTATGAAATCAATGTTCGTGCAAGAGAAGACCAGCGAAACAACCTGGAGGCGTTGAGAAATATGAAGCTGACTTATCGTGATATGGCCATGAATGGTACGATAAGGCAAGTTCCTATATCTTCTTTCGCTAATATCGATTATGTCAATACCTATGGTGGTATTAAGCGTAAGCAACAGAAACGAATAATTATTCTTTCGTCAAACGTGTTGTCTGAATACAATGCTAACGAGGTAGTTGCTAATATTCAACGGGAAATCAACCAGTTCAATGCGCCTGCTGGTGTTGAAATAAAGATGGCAGGGGAGCAGGAAGAGCAGATGGAAACAGCTGCCTTTTTGATGACTGCTATGGTGAGCGCATTATTCATTATCCTTGTTATCCTTGTATTGCAGTTTAACTCTATCAGTAAGCCAGTGGTTATATTGAGTGAGATCTTGTTTAGTATTATTGGTGTATTACTGGGGATCACCATTTTTGGTATGCAGCTGTCTATTGTTATGACGGGGCTTGGTATCGTTGCACTCGCCGGGATAGTTGTCAGAAATGGAATCCTGCTCGTCGAGTTTACCGACCTTATGGTAGAGCAGGGTATGGAAGTGCGGGAGGCGGTAATGGAAGCTGGCCGCACCAGGATGACGCCGGTATTGCTTACGGCCACAGCTACTATGCTTGGCTTGATCCCGTTGGCGGTTGGATTGAACTTAGATTTTGTAACCTTGTTTACGGAATTTAATCCTCATTTGTATTTCGGAGGAGACAACGTTTCATTCTGGGGACCGTTGTCCTGGACGATTATCTTTGGGTTGAGCTTTGCTACTTTTCTAACCCTCGTTTTGGTTCCCTGCATGTATCTGGTAGCCGATTCAAATTCTAAAAGAGTTAAGAAACTGTTTAAGAAATAG
- a CDS encoding TetR/AcrR family transcriptional regulator — MEDSRQYILKTAYQLFLQKSYKAVTFKELMQKTGFSKGAFYHYFQSKEHIFEAIIDCYLSIFASVDFGELSQVSLRRFINDYFKVLKKNQAKLSFVAPEGTDKGNHYLLIFEALRIIPDFKDKVHAYHKDEMNAWIDIIKAARAVGEIKSDISDRQLARLFINSSDGAVLRWMMSGQAGDVIKDIEEVWKNLYALLKA, encoded by the coding sequence ATGGAAGATTCAAGGCAGTATATTTTAAAAACAGCTTACCAGCTTTTCCTTCAGAAGAGTTACAAGGCGGTTACCTTTAAAGAACTGATGCAAAAAACAGGTTTCTCCAAAGGGGCCTTTTATCATTATTTTCAAAGCAAAGAACATATTTTCGAAGCAATTATCGACTGTTATCTTTCAATCTTTGCATCTGTTGATTTTGGTGAGCTGTCGCAGGTAAGCCTTCGCCGGTTCATCAATGATTATTTTAAAGTTCTTAAAAAGAATCAGGCCAAATTGTCTTTTGTCGCTCCGGAAGGTACAGATAAGGGTAATCATTACCTTCTCATTTTCGAAGCTTTGCGCATCATTCCCGATTTTAAGGATAAGGTTCACGCATACCACAAAGACGAGATGAATGCCTGGATCGATATTATAAAGGCCGCAAGAGCTGTCGGAGAAATAAAAAGTGATATTTCCGATAGGCAACTTGCCCGCCTTTTTATTAATTCCAGCGATGGAGCTGTTCTTCGCTGGATGATGTCCGGTCAGGCAGGCGATGTAATAAAGGACATTGAAGAGGTGTGGAAAAATTTGTACGCCTTGCTTAAGGCGTAA
- a CDS encoding DUF7009 family protein, with the protein MKLRIKGNSLRYRLTRSEVKRFCDSGYFEEIIRFGNTELIYALKKTFAHKLSASFNDNKITVFMPTVMADEWANTARVGFESNEGEVYLLVEKDFVCLDTVNEDQSDNYPNPLLSKE; encoded by the coding sequence ATGAAGCTACGGATTAAAGGCAACTCACTGCGCTACAGACTTACCAGATCGGAAGTCAAACGCTTTTGCGACTCAGGCTACTTCGAAGAAATCATCCGTTTTGGAAATACCGAATTGATATATGCCTTGAAAAAGACCTTCGCACACAAATTATCAGCATCATTCAACGACAATAAAATCACAGTCTTCATGCCCACCGTGATGGCCGATGAGTGGGCCAACACAGCACGGGTGGGTTTCGAAAGCAACGAGGGGGAAGTTTACCTGCTGGTGGAGAAAGATTTTGTCTGCCTGGATACTGTCAATGAAGACCAAAGCGACAACTACCCTAATCCTCTACTGAGTAAGGAATAA
- a CDS encoding MFS transporter, with protein MKNQLLKITLFSIKGVQMRTFHITWLMFFVCFFGWFGLAPLMPTIRLELGLSKSQVGNIIIASVTATIIARLIIGKLCDTWGPRKTAVRLLVFGSLPVFLVGLAHDYTTFLLFRLAIGVIGASFVVTQFHTSMMFAPRIKGTANAITGGWGNLGGGVTNMVMPVIFAAIVGFGYTSAEAWRLAMIVPGTMMLIVAYLYHKYTKDTPNGNYDETGHAKSKSTKTDWRVLADWRVWALTAAYAMCFGMEITFDNIASLHFVDSFGLSQSSAGLWAGVFGFMNVFARALGGIMSDKVGAKFGMRGKGLLLAGVLFLEGLGIIFFAQAASLTVAIVSMLTFALFLKMSNGATYGIVPFVNTKNVGLVSGIVGAGGNLGGMFFGMLFKSENITYAEAFTYIGYMAIATSIIVLITRFQKQKVAAETEIDGPLLSPVA; from the coding sequence ATGAAAAACCAGCTCTTAAAAATTACTCTTTTTTCGATTAAAGGTGTTCAGATGCGAACTTTTCACATCACCTGGCTCATGTTCTTCGTCTGTTTTTTTGGCTGGTTTGGTTTGGCGCCGCTAATGCCCACTATCCGGTTGGAACTGGGGCTAAGTAAATCGCAAGTAGGTAACATTATAATCGCATCGGTTACTGCAACTATCATAGCCCGTTTGATTATTGGTAAGTTATGCGATACCTGGGGGCCACGTAAAACGGCGGTGCGACTGCTTGTATTTGGTTCGCTCCCTGTGTTTTTGGTGGGACTGGCGCATGATTATACCACTTTCTTACTATTTAGACTCGCCATAGGCGTAATAGGAGCATCTTTTGTTGTTACGCAGTTTCATACATCCATGATGTTTGCCCCCCGCATAAAGGGTACTGCAAACGCTATAACCGGTGGCTGGGGCAATCTTGGCGGTGGTGTAACCAATATGGTGATGCCCGTGATATTCGCCGCCATTGTGGGTTTTGGTTATACCAGTGCAGAGGCCTGGCGTTTGGCCATGATCGTACCGGGCACCATGATGCTCATAGTAGCGTACCTATATCATAAATATACTAAGGATACTCCTAACGGGAATTATGACGAGACAGGTCATGCTAAGAGTAAAAGTACAAAAACAGATTGGCGCGTATTGGCCGACTGGCGTGTATGGGCCTTAACAGCCGCTTATGCTATGTGTTTTGGTATGGAGATCACTTTTGATAATATTGCTTCGCTGCACTTTGTTGATTCTTTTGGTTTGTCGCAAAGCAGCGCTGGTTTGTGGGCGGGTGTATTCGGATTCATGAACGTTTTTGCCCGGGCGCTTGGAGGAATCATGTCTGATAAAGTTGGCGCTAAGTTCGGTATGCGGGGTAAGGGATTGTTACTTGCCGGCGTTCTGTTTCTGGAGGGATTGGGAATTATTTTCTTTGCACAGGCAGCATCGCTCACCGTTGCGATCGTATCGATGCTTACGTTCGCCCTGTTTCTGAAAATGTCTAATGGCGCAACATACGGTATTGTGCCTTTTGTAAATACTAAGAATGTAGGTCTTGTGAGCGGCATTGTTGGTGCAGGTGGTAACCTTGGCGGTATGTTTTTCGGAATGCTGTTTAAGTCGGAGAATATTACGTATGCCGAGGCCTTTACTTACATCGGTTATATGGCGATAGCAACATCGATAATTGTACTCATCACCCGTTTTCAAAAACAGAAAGTCGCAGCAGAAACCGAAATTGATGGCCCCTTGCTTAGTCCTGTTGCTTAA